A single genomic interval of Homo sapiens chromosome 7, GRCh38.p14 Primary Assembly harbors:
- the RP9 gene encoding retinitis pigmentosa 9 protein isoform X1, giving the protein MAGAAQHREEKHSALLSYEKPPPGLIKEDETKPEDCIPDVPGNEHAREFLAHAPTKGLWMPLGKEVKVMQCWRCKRYGHRTGDKECPFFIKGNQKLEQFRVAHEDPMYDIIRDNKRHEKDVRIQQLKQLLEDSTSDEDRSSSSSSEGKEKHKKKKKKEKHKKRKKEKKKKKKRKHKSSKSNEGSDSE; this is encoded by the exons ATGGCAGGTGCCGCTCAGCACAGGGAGGAGAAGCATTCTGCTCTTCTCAG ttaCGAAAAACCTCCTCCTGGGCTTATCAAG GAAGATGAGACTAAGCCAGAAGATTGCATACCAGATGTACCAGGCAATGAACACGCCAGGGAATTTCTGGCTCATGCACCAACTAAAGGACTTTGGATGCCACTGGGGAAAGAAGTCAAAGTTATGCAGT GTTGGCGTTGCAAACGCTATGGTCACCGAACGGGTGACAAAGAATGCCCTTTCTTTATCAAAGGCAACCAAAAGTTAGAGCAGTTCAGAGTG GCACATGAAGATCCCATGTATGACATCATACGAGACAATAAACGACATGAAAAGGACGTAAG GATACAGCAGTTAAAACAGTTACTGGAGGATTCTACCTCAGATGAAGATAGGAGCAGCTCCAGTTCCTCTGAAGGTAAAgagaaacacaagaaaaagaagaagaaagaaaagcataagaaaaggaagaaagaaaagaaaaagaagaaaaaacggAAGCACAAATCTTCCAAGTCAAATGAGGGTTCTGACTCAGAGTGA
- the RP9 gene encoding retinitis pigmentosa 9 protein → MSSRPGREDVGAAGARRPREPPEQELQRRREQKRRRHDAQQLQQLKHLESFYEKPPPGLIKEDETKPEDCIPDVPGNEHAREFLAHAPTKGLWMPLGKEVKVMQCWRCKRYGHRTGDKECPFFIKGNQKLEQFRVAHEDPMYDIIRDNKRHEKDVRIQQLKQLLEDSTSDEDRSSSSSSEGKEKHKKKKKKEKHKKRKKEKKKKKKRKHKSSKSNEGSDSE, encoded by the exons ATGTCGTCCCGGCCTGGGCGCGAGGACGTGGGGGCTGCGGGCGCGCGGCGGCCGCGTGAGCCGCCGGAGCAGGAGCTGCAGCGACGTCGGGAGCAGAAGCGGCGGCGACACGACgcgcagcagctgcagcagctcaAGCACCTGGAGTCCTT ttaCGAAAAACCTCCTCCTGGGCTTATCAAG GAAGATGAGACTAAGCCAGAAGATTGCATACCAGATGTACCAGGCAATGAACACGCCAGGGAATTTCTGGCTCATGCACCAACTAAAGGACTTTGGATGCCACTGGGGAAAGAAGTCAAAGTTATGCAGT GTTGGCGTTGCAAACGCTATGGTCACCGAACGGGTGACAAAGAATGCCCTTTCTTTATCAAAGGCAACCAAAAGTTAGAGCAGTTCAGAGTG GCACATGAAGATCCCATGTATGACATCATACGAGACAATAAACGACATGAAAAGGACGTAAG GATACAGCAGTTAAAACAGTTACTGGAGGATTCTACCTCAGATGAAGATAGGAGCAGCTCCAGTTCCTCTGAAGGTAAAgagaaacacaagaaaaagaagaagaaagaaaagcataagaaaaggaagaaagaaaagaaaaagaagaaaaaacggAAGCACAAATCTTCCAAGTCAAATGAGGGTTCTGACTCAGAGTGA